One Vallitalea pronyensis genomic region harbors:
- a CDS encoding WD40/YVTN/BNR-like repeat-containing protein produces MKKSKIKYSKWFSRFLAVTMLITLVGMQSHAENIPPYFKELITTPKISDESVTWTQFAPGNAGYSEFVFTHPTDPDVVFNFPDMFNSYRSTDRGESFHLVNGDDDDGRNLNHITRVYDLDFSRQNENFGMAASRAGLWITYDKGASWEGHPMNDYTKEGSFGILNQWGSSCLGAIAVDPKDDNIWYLGSGVFWDVKGNHRNHVKKHGKNPKNPGKLWKSTDQGTTWTLLHSTGIHPKAEFGKIYIHPEDSSMIFIVTTYGLYKSIDAGANFTKIESIESGNGEDYDLVRDMSFYYDKTTQQYTIYIINQVRYEGDNNGSLIAKGGIYKSTDLGDSWTSITGDLAMDIEALQQSVLKTSASNYVKNWYYFSLRKYLNFSISDQQARTQYPKLPTNILQNFNRIVVDPTNPDRIFVAHNAKHDASFFVGDVWMTEDGGDTWIVATRTGKGWERDDDFWTKRNPDQPTNVNVGYHHVGDMHYPEIYTTQGARDLDISIDGDIYVMYRTFVKSNTQGKSWEQIDSYGTPAGNWVGRGGSNVPGRNIITDTRDPELVYFVSGENRLWKKTQDGDSIYPGAAAVKYLQGAAESPGTLAISPDNINELYTIPFRQLHRGEFMKSVDGGESWETISTPVPNLPYNGIYVESLIINPNDTDTMYFCAPDVIVNGPAGHPFKGDNKGIYKTTDRGYTWKRVNHGLPYGESVNDLEFDPKDSRILYAGVTSGRNLSIKNASFESKFLDWTLTGNQDDMNQAIIGKRDTQNAAIIIGKGVGFEQKITGLQPNTPYFLSACVKADAGETGQLMVKGLDGTVLGETACAHSEYLSEGVSFTTRADETTVTIGGYKTEGTGRVFYDRFILRTKGGLYKTTDSGANWNVVASFPEEVIQVNQINIDPHTNRIYVAGGERYEEASRGGIWVSDDDGETWGKIFHMPKVVNTIVSPLDPNRIMTFVAVSDVRPLNVNSGIYLSEDGGKSWIKINKGLGLSSKVMDMAFDLKNPDIIWSTTSSGGFYKGVIDR; encoded by the coding sequence ATGAAGAAAAGTAAGATTAAGTATTCAAAATGGTTTTCAAGGTTTCTAGCAGTAACCATGCTCATCACACTTGTTGGCATGCAATCACATGCTGAAAACATTCCACCATACTTTAAGGAACTTATTACGACACCCAAAATATCAGATGAATCAGTAACGTGGACACAATTTGCACCTGGTAATGCTGGGTACTCAGAATTTGTCTTTACACATCCGACAGACCCTGATGTGGTGTTTAATTTTCCAGATATGTTCAACTCCTATCGTTCAACAGATAGAGGAGAATCCTTCCACTTAGTCAACGGTGATGATGATGATGGACGTAACTTAAATCACATTACAAGAGTCTATGATTTAGATTTTTCTAGGCAAAATGAGAATTTTGGCATGGCAGCAAGTCGTGCAGGTTTGTGGATTACATATGATAAAGGTGCAAGTTGGGAAGGTCATCCCATGAATGACTACACGAAAGAAGGCAGTTTTGGCATATTAAATCAATGGGGAAGCAGTTGTTTAGGAGCTATTGCCGTTGATCCTAAGGATGATAACATATGGTACTTAGGCTCTGGTGTTTTTTGGGATGTAAAAGGCAACCATAGAAACCATGTCAAAAAGCATGGCAAGAATCCTAAGAATCCAGGCAAATTATGGAAGTCTACTGATCAAGGTACCACATGGACATTGCTTCATTCAACAGGTATTCATCCAAAAGCTGAGTTCGGTAAAATCTACATCCACCCAGAGGATTCATCCATGATCTTTATTGTGACTACCTATGGACTTTATAAAAGTATAGATGCAGGAGCAAATTTTACGAAAATAGAATCCATTGAATCTGGTAATGGTGAAGACTATGATTTAGTAAGAGATATGTCTTTTTATTACGATAAAACAACCCAGCAATATACCATCTATATTATCAACCAAGTGCGATATGAGGGAGATAACAACGGTAGTCTTATAGCTAAAGGCGGTATTTACAAAAGTACGGACTTAGGAGACAGTTGGACGAGTATAACAGGCGATTTAGCTATGGATATAGAGGCACTTCAACAATCGGTTTTGAAGACTTCAGCATCCAATTATGTTAAAAATTGGTACTACTTTTCCTTACGTAAATATTTAAATTTTAGCATTAGTGACCAGCAAGCAAGAACACAATACCCGAAGCTTCCAACAAATATCCTACAGAATTTTAACCGTATTGTGGTTGACCCTACCAATCCAGACAGAATTTTTGTTGCACACAATGCAAAGCATGATGCGTCATTTTTCGTTGGTGATGTATGGATGACAGAAGATGGTGGTGACACGTGGATTGTTGCTACAAGAACAGGAAAAGGCTGGGAGAGAGATGATGATTTCTGGACGAAAAGAAATCCAGATCAACCAACAAACGTGAATGTTGGGTATCATCATGTAGGAGATATGCATTATCCAGAAATCTATACTACCCAAGGTGCAAGAGATTTGGATATCAGTATTGATGGTGATATATATGTCATGTATCGCACATTTGTGAAATCAAATACTCAGGGTAAATCTTGGGAGCAAATAGACTCTTATGGTACACCAGCTGGTAACTGGGTCGGTCGAGGTGGTAGTAATGTGCCAGGACGCAATATTATAACGGATACGCGAGACCCTGAATTGGTTTATTTCGTATCCGGTGAAAATAGACTTTGGAAGAAAACACAGGATGGTGATAGCATCTATCCAGGTGCTGCAGCAGTGAAATACCTCCAAGGGGCAGCTGAATCACCTGGAACCTTAGCCATATCACCCGATAATATAAATGAATTATACACGATACCATTTAGACAACTCCATAGAGGGGAATTCATGAAATCAGTTGATGGAGGGGAATCATGGGAAACGATTTCGACACCAGTACCCAATTTACCTTATAATGGTATATATGTAGAATCCCTTATCATTAATCCAAATGATACAGATACCATGTATTTCTGTGCACCGGATGTTATAGTGAATGGACCTGCAGGTCATCCTTTTAAGGGTGATAATAAAGGGATTTATAAAACAACAGATAGGGGTTATACATGGAAGCGTGTAAACCATGGTCTGCCCTATGGTGAGAGTGTTAATGATTTAGAATTTGACCCAAAAGATTCTCGTATTCTATATGCTGGTGTGACAAGTGGAAGAAATCTTTCCATTAAGAATGCAAGCTTTGAATCTAAGTTTCTTGACTGGACGTTAACAGGCAATCAAGATGATATGAATCAGGCAATCATCGGTAAACGCGATACCCAAAATGCGGCCATCATTATTGGTAAGGGGGTTGGATTTGAACAAAAAATCACCGGTTTACAACCCAATACGCCATATTTCCTCTCCGCCTGTGTAAAAGCTGATGCTGGTGAAACTGGTCAGCTTATGGTGAAAGGATTAGATGGTACTGTTCTTGGGGAAACAGCTTGTGCCCATTCAGAGTATCTATCAGAAGGCGTTTCGTTTACAACACGAGCAGATGAAACAACTGTGACAATAGGTGGCTATAAAACTGAAGGTACTGGCAGGGTTTTTTATGACCGCTTTATACTGAGAACAAAGGGCGGGTTGTATAAAACAACCGATTCAGGTGCAAACTGGAATGTGGTTGCGTCATTCCCAGAAGAGGTTATCCAAGTCAATCAAATCAACATTGACCCTCATACGAACAGAATATATGTCGCAGGTGGGGAACGATACGAAGAAGCTTCAAGAGGAGGTATTTGGGTTAGTGATGATGATGGGGAAACTTGGGGAAAAATCTTCCACATGCCAAAAGTAGTCAATACAATCGTTTCACCATTAGACCCCAATCGAATCATGACCTTTGTTGCGGTAAGTGATGTAAGACCTCTTAATGTAAATTCAGGTATTTATCTATCTGAAGATGGCGGTAAGTCATGGATAAAAATCAATAAAGGATTAGGACTTTCTTCAAAAGTTATGGATATGGCTTTTGATTTGAAGAATCCAGATATTATATGGAGTACAACCAGCAGTGGAGGTTTTTATAAGGGTGTTATTGATAGATGA
- a CDS encoding AraC family transcriptional regulator: MIPRPKQQHITLNPSFPIKSRSMYSKPDRDLFYCHWHPDIELIYVEEGMIDMRIDKQPYTLCKGDICMINANQIHHGITRDHVNSRVHLVVFSYDVLGQGMDSFVYKKYIAPLKRGTLLLPNILTSRQNKDATPTWIHACQDIVQQLLNCSDRHFIGRELLIQGYFFQFLSILYQHDLFNKGKRGKKKDLLRREIAILTYFKNHFTEDMSVPVIADLFGFNEDYFYRLFKNITGQTPIHYMHHLRIQYAKQLLETTDHSITEISSSVGFDSVSYFSKIFKKLADITPRAYRKRFYGENAL, encoded by the coding sequence ATGATACCCCGTCCCAAACAACAGCATATCACCCTTAATCCTTCCTTCCCCATTAAATCACGCAGCATGTATTCAAAACCTGACCGGGATCTATTCTACTGCCATTGGCACCCGGATATTGAGTTAATCTATGTGGAAGAAGGTATGATTGATATGCGTATTGATAAACAGCCTTATACCTTGTGTAAGGGTGACATCTGCATGATTAATGCTAATCAAATTCATCATGGCATTACCCGTGATCATGTAAACAGTCGGGTGCATCTGGTGGTTTTCTCTTATGATGTTTTAGGACAGGGCATGGATAGTTTTGTTTATAAAAAATACATAGCCCCTCTCAAAAGAGGCACCTTACTCTTACCTAACATCCTTACATCACGTCAAAACAAGGATGCAACTCCCACATGGATTCATGCATGTCAAGACATTGTTCAACAATTATTGAACTGCAGCGACCGTCATTTTATTGGAAGAGAATTATTGATACAAGGCTACTTTTTTCAGTTTCTTTCCATCTTGTATCAACATGATTTATTCAACAAAGGAAAAAGAGGCAAAAAAAAGGATCTCCTAAGACGCGAAATTGCTATTCTGACCTATTTCAAAAATCATTTTACAGAGGACATGAGCGTACCTGTCATTGCTGACTTGTTCGGATTTAATGAAGATTATTTCTATCGATTATTCAAAAACATTACGGGACAAACACCCATTCATTATATGCATCATCTACGTATTCAATATGCCAAACAGCTTCTTGAAACAACGGATCATTCCATCACTGAAATAAGCTCCAGTGTGGGATTTGATTCTGTTAGCTATTTTTCTAAAATATTTAAAAAGCTGGCAGATATCACCCCTCGTGCTTATCGTAAGCGATTCTATGGTGAAAATGCTTTATAA